From Thermoflavifilum aggregans, a single genomic window includes:
- a CDS encoding tetratricopeptide repeat-containing sensor histidine kinase: MDTTAIVQHQLDTVTSIKSDTAKIGYLLNAGSVYRNEWHKREQENPFLIQALELAEKIGDSLQLARVYNAMCVDQRNVARYLLAVNYGKQALDYASTTKDSVLLSTILNNIGVAYRRLDDNQQAFEYHMRALHIAEACGNWRSQAIAINSIGNIYLSTEQYDKAIASFQQSLEIEKQHHNNLGLAINYANIGLALEGKNKYVQAVDYFLKSLSYNELINHRQGKLISYNNLGQAYQKLGRYSLSLDYFQKALQLSDQIGDVIDVADSYISLGYTYLLMKKYPEAYNQITKGLSIAQSIGSKSLIMKAYKALQEYYAAKGNFKQSMEMLEKALNYKDSMLNDKISNRMAELEVLYQLDKKNAAIQLLQKEAYLKDVESNRNLILALSLMGFIVVMVIGGYFVIRHRELKIRQRALQLELQSLRSRMNPHFIFNSLNSIHKYIWTNQPEEASDYLTKFARLIRMILENSERDFIPLSSEIEFLSIYIELENLRCNHSFEFVLQIEESIDTEDVMIAPLMIQPFVENAIWHGLAPKKGGGILKISMKLHEQQKLRVEIEDNGIGRQKAEEIKMQKNPKHKSMGLRLTEERLKLLQHSLPFNLQQTQIVDLIDGNQKPCGTKIILELPVEFAYS, from the coding sequence GTGGATACAACGGCTATTGTTCAGCATCAGCTTGATACAGTTACATCCATTAAAAGCGATACAGCTAAAATCGGTTATCTGCTAAATGCAGGCAGTGTTTATCGAAATGAATGGCATAAACGTGAACAAGAAAATCCCTTTTTAATACAGGCCCTCGAACTGGCTGAAAAAATAGGTGATTCGCTTCAGCTGGCAAGGGTATATAATGCGATGTGTGTAGATCAACGTAATGTGGCCCGCTATCTGCTTGCAGTCAACTATGGCAAGCAGGCACTCGATTATGCTTCGACTACGAAAGATAGTGTTTTGTTATCTACTATTCTCAACAATATTGGCGTAGCATACAGGCGATTGGATGATAATCAGCAGGCCTTTGAGTACCATATGCGGGCACTTCACATAGCAGAAGCATGCGGAAACTGGCGTAGCCAGGCCATAGCTATCAACAGCATCGGGAATATATATTTATCCACAGAACAATATGATAAGGCAATCGCTTCATTCCAGCAATCACTTGAAATTGAAAAGCAGCATCACAACAATCTGGGACTGGCTATTAATTACGCAAATATCGGGTTGGCACTGGAAGGGAAAAATAAATATGTTCAGGCTGTGGATTATTTCCTTAAATCTCTTTCCTACAATGAACTTATCAACCACCGTCAAGGTAAACTGATTTCCTATAATAATCTGGGCCAGGCTTATCAGAAATTAGGCCGATATTCTCTGTCATTGGACTATTTCCAAAAAGCACTTCAATTAAGTGATCAGATTGGTGATGTGATTGATGTAGCAGATAGTTATATCAGCCTGGGATATACGTATTTGTTGATGAAAAAATATCCTGAGGCCTATAATCAAATAACCAAGGGGCTTAGTATCGCTCAGTCAATAGGCTCAAAATCTTTGATTATGAAGGCTTATAAGGCCCTGCAGGAATATTATGCGGCAAAGGGTAATTTCAAACAATCAATGGAAATGTTGGAAAAGGCTTTGAATTATAAAGACAGTATGCTGAATGATAAGATCAGTAACAGGATGGCCGAGCTTGAAGTTTTATACCAGCTGGATAAGAAAAATGCAGCTATTCAGCTGCTCCAGAAAGAAGCCTATCTGAAAGACGTTGAATCAAATCGCAATCTGATTCTTGCTTTGTCTCTGATGGGATTCATTGTGGTAATGGTTATCGGAGGTTATTTTGTGATTCGCCATCGCGAATTAAAGATACGCCAGCGTGCACTGCAGCTGGAACTGCAGTCTCTCAGATCGAGAATGAATCCGCATTTTATCTTCAACAGCCTCAATTCTATTCATAAATACATCTGGACCAATCAGCCGGAAGAAGCTTCAGATTATTTAACCAAATTTGCCAGGTTAATACGGATGATTCTGGAAAACAGTGAACGGGATTTCATTCCTTTATCGAGTGAGATTGAATTTTTATCAATTTATATTGAGCTTGAAAATTTGCGTTGCAATCATAGTTTTGAATTTGTTCTTCAGATAGAAGAAAGTATTGATACGGAAGATGTAATGATTGCTCCTCTCATGATTCAGCCATTTGTGGAAAATGCCATCTGGCATGGCCTTGCACCCAAAAAGGGAGGTGGTATTCTGAAAATATCGATGAAATTGCATGAGCAGCAGAAACTGAGGGTAGAGATAGAAGATAATGGTATAGGAAGACAAAAAGCTGAAGAAATTAAGATGCAAAAAAATCCAAAACACAAATCGATGGGCTTGCGGTTAACGGAAGAGAGATTAAAGCTGTTGCAGCATTCTCTTCCTTTTAACCTTCAACAAACTCAGATTGTAGATTTAATTGATGGGAACCAGAAACCATGTGGAACAAAAATCATCCTGGAATTGCCTGTTGAATTTGCTTATTCATAA
- the cmk gene encoding (d)CMP kinase produces the protein MLTLLCMRPLIIAIDGYSSCGKSTLARQLASALQYKYIDSGAMYRAITYELLRRKINLNDLAAIREVLKDIHLDFKYDPSSGRSVIWLNGENVEQAIRSWEVSEAVSQVAAIPEVREFAVAQQRRMGQQRGIVMDGRDIGTVVFPDADVKIFMTADVKIRAQRRWKELQPLHPEISLAEVEKNLLERDRLDTQRAVSPLRKAADAFVIDNSHLTETQQLQIAMDYVQKIMHNLPIEKTTIS, from the coding sequence ATGTTAACTTTGTTGTGCATGCGCCCCCTGATTATTGCTATTGATGGTTATTCTTCGTGTGGAAAAAGCACGCTCGCCAGACAACTTGCATCCGCATTGCAGTACAAGTACATTGACAGCGGGGCCATGTACAGGGCCATTACCTATGAACTGCTTCGCAGGAAAATAAACCTTAATGATCTGGCTGCCATTCGTGAGGTATTAAAAGATATCCATCTGGATTTCAAATACGATCCTTCCAGTGGACGTTCTGTGATATGGCTGAATGGTGAGAATGTGGAGCAGGCCATTCGCAGCTGGGAGGTATCAGAAGCCGTAAGCCAGGTAGCGGCTATTCCTGAAGTGCGGGAATTTGCAGTCGCTCAGCAGCGCAGGATGGGTCAACAGAGAGGAATCGTCATGGATGGCCGGGATATCGGAACGGTCGTTTTTCCGGATGCAGACGTGAAAATTTTTATGACGGCCGATGTAAAGATTCGCGCACAAAGAAGATGGAAAGAACTTCAACCCCTGCATCCGGAAATCAGCCTCGCTGAAGTGGAAAAAAATCTGCTTGAACGCGACCGGCTTGATACCCAGCGCGCCGTAAGCCCCCTCAGAAAAGCTGCAGATGCTTTTGTAATTGACAATTCCCATCTGACAGAAACTCAACAGCTGCAGATTGCTATGGATTACGTGCAAAAGATTATGCACAACCTTCCTATCGAAAAAACAACCATTTCCTGA